A window of the Chloroflexus sp. Y-396-1 genome harbors these coding sequences:
- the bchL gene encoding ferredoxin:protochlorophyllide reductase (ATP-dependent) iron-sulfur ATP-binding protein, which translates to MSLILAIYGKGGIGKSTTSANLSAAMALKGAKVLQIGCDPKHDSTFPLTGHLQPTVIDVLDSVNFHLEDVSKEDVIHTGFAGVDTLESGGPPAGSGCGGYVVGETVKLLKEFGLYDKYDVIVFDVLGDVVCGGFSAPLNYADYGLIIACNDFDSIFAANRLCLAIAQKSQRHKVKLAGIIANRVDYEYGGGTNLLDQFAEKVGTKIIGRVPYHDLIRRSRLAGKTLFEMEGPGKEECTRPFEEMAEYLLAQPQATVPNPYHDRAIFEAIGGWR; encoded by the coding sequence ATGTCCCTTATCCTCGCGATCTACGGCAAAGGTGGAATTGGTAAATCGACAACCTCGGCCAATCTTTCAGCAGCGATGGCTCTCAAGGGCGCCAAAGTACTCCAGATCGGCTGTGATCCCAAGCACGATAGTACCTTTCCGCTGACCGGTCATCTCCAGCCGACCGTCATCGACGTGTTGGACAGTGTTAATTTCCATTTAGAAGATGTGAGTAAAGAGGATGTCATTCATACCGGCTTTGCTGGCGTTGATACACTTGAATCAGGTGGCCCGCCAGCCGGTAGCGGTTGTGGCGGCTACGTAGTGGGCGAGACGGTCAAACTGCTGAAAGAGTTTGGTCTCTACGACAAATATGATGTCATTGTGTTCGACGTCCTCGGTGATGTGGTCTGTGGTGGCTTTTCAGCACCTCTCAACTATGCCGACTACGGGTTGATCATTGCCTGTAATGACTTCGACAGCATCTTTGCTGCCAATCGGCTCTGCCTGGCGATCGCGCAAAAATCGCAGCGCCACAAGGTCAAGTTAGCCGGAATCATTGCTAACCGGGTCGATTACGAGTACGGCGGCGGTACGAACTTGCTCGATCAATTTGCCGAGAAAGTTGGTACCAAAATTATCGGACGTGTTCCCTACCACGATCTCATTCGTCGCTCACGCCTTGCCGGTAAGACACTCTTCGAGATGGAGGGACCTGGGAAAGAGGAATGCACTCGACCCTTCGAGGAGATGGCTGAGTATCTACTGGCACAACCCCAGGCAACGGTCCCCAATCCGTACCACGACCGGGCGATCTTTGAGGCAATCGGCGGCTGGCGCTAG
- a CDS encoding leucine--tRNA ligase, which yields MSDAKVETSQIERYNPAAIEAKWQARWAADQLYRTPPIDPSKPKYYVLDFYPYPSGDGLSVGHCRNYVPTDVVARFYRMRGYNVLHPMGWDAFGLPTENAAIKTKTNPAVLTRRYSANYKRQMNMLGLSYDWDREITSSEPDYYRWTQWIFLRLYHSWYDRRVDKARPISELEAELAEHGTSRLDLSLTEPQVTAEEWRQATPLQRQEILRRFRLAYRGEAVVNWDPVDKTVLANEEVLPDGTAWRSGAKVERKVLKQWFFRITAYADRLDRDLDTVDWPSKIVTMQRNWIGRSRGAEVVFHTEAGDPIIVFTTRPDTLWGATFMVLSPEHPLVAKVTTDAQRDQVEAYVAQARNRPTTTAVAEEKEKTGVWTGGYAINPVNGVRIPIWIADYVLMGYGTGAIMAVPAHDERDFAFALKYGLPIIPVITRPDNAARSLLRAATIAEDTASALQAAGFAVTVQDNGDLLVELSGERATEYATLIQPRLHDGWTEVAGSGWLFIFPDEVIALDSIAADERITARLRAATGDEHLPTAMAYLHRIDAYRDLIYHDAVGVPIHSGPINGIPADQAIEQTIAYLEQQKIGKGRTNYKMRDWLISRQRYWGTPIPIIHREDGLEIALNDNELPLTLPNVESYEPTATGESPLALIDEWVNVTLPDGSKGRRETDTMGTFACSSWYFLRFADNHNQQALASQEALDYWLPVDMYVGGAEHAVMHLLYARFWTKVLYDLGVVKFFEPFTCLRNQGLILAPPREVNGEIVIEKMSKSKGNVITPDEVVAEHGADALRGYEAFISDFELSVPWSTDGVPGVKRWLDRVWRIVLFPNAERGQSGATMSERQLRRVAHQTIQRVERDILNFKFNTMVAALMEFTNTLYRARDAGLVDTPAWHEAIEILLLLMAPITPHISEELWSRLGKPYSIHQQRWPVADPAVAAEEEVEIVVQVNGKVRGKLTVPVDLDEAHLRELALGNERVQQFINGKPIRNVIVVPNRLVNIVVGS from the coding sequence ATGAGTGATGCTAAAGTAGAAACGTCGCAAATTGAACGCTACAATCCTGCTGCCATCGAGGCCAAATGGCAGGCCCGTTGGGCAGCCGATCAACTCTACCGCACACCACCCATCGATCCGTCAAAACCAAAGTATTACGTCCTCGATTTTTACCCGTATCCAAGTGGCGATGGCCTCAGCGTTGGTCACTGCCGGAACTATGTACCGACGGACGTTGTGGCGCGGTTTTACCGCATGCGTGGCTACAACGTACTGCACCCCATGGGATGGGATGCTTTCGGTTTGCCAACCGAGAACGCGGCCATAAAGACAAAAACCAACCCGGCTGTCCTCACTCGACGCTACAGTGCCAATTACAAACGTCAAATGAACATGCTCGGTCTCAGCTATGACTGGGATCGCGAGATTACTTCGTCTGAACCCGATTACTACCGTTGGACCCAATGGATTTTTCTGCGTCTTTACCACTCCTGGTATGACCGACGGGTCGATAAGGCACGCCCGATTAGTGAACTGGAGGCAGAACTGGCCGAACACGGTACCAGTCGTCTTGATCTGTCCCTTACCGAACCGCAAGTGACGGCTGAAGAGTGGCGACAGGCAACGCCACTTCAACGGCAAGAAATTTTGCGCCGTTTTCGGTTAGCGTACCGGGGTGAAGCAGTTGTAAACTGGGACCCGGTCGATAAGACGGTGCTGGCAAACGAAGAGGTATTGCCCGATGGTACGGCGTGGCGTAGTGGTGCAAAGGTCGAACGAAAAGTGCTAAAGCAGTGGTTCTTCCGCATCACTGCCTATGCTGACCGCCTGGATCGCGATCTCGATACGGTTGACTGGCCGTCGAAGATCGTGACGATGCAGCGCAACTGGATCGGCCGCTCTCGCGGTGCAGAGGTTGTCTTCCACACCGAAGCAGGTGATCCGATCATTGTCTTCACCACACGCCCTGACACGCTGTGGGGCGCTACCTTTATGGTGCTCTCGCCTGAACATCCGCTGGTGGCAAAGGTGACCACCGATGCGCAACGAGATCAGGTTGAAGCCTATGTTGCGCAGGCCCGTAATCGACCAACGACCACTGCGGTTGCCGAGGAGAAAGAAAAAACCGGTGTCTGGACAGGAGGCTATGCAATAAATCCGGTCAATGGTGTGCGCATCCCCATCTGGATCGCCGATTATGTATTGATGGGCTATGGTACCGGTGCAATTATGGCCGTGCCAGCGCACGACGAACGTGACTTCGCGTTCGCTCTCAAGTACGGTCTGCCAATTATCCCGGTGATTACTCGCCCTGACAATGCAGCCCGTTCACTCCTGCGTGCAGCAACGATTGCTGAAGATACTGCGTCTGCATTGCAAGCCGCTGGCTTTGCCGTTACCGTGCAGGATAACGGTGATCTGTTGGTCGAACTAAGTGGTGAGCGAGCGACTGAATACGCCACGCTGATCCAGCCACGACTGCACGACGGCTGGACAGAAGTTGCCGGATCAGGGTGGCTCTTTATCTTCCCCGATGAGGTGATTGCCCTTGACTCGATCGCTGCCGATGAACGGATAACAGCACGCCTGCGAGCTGCAACTGGCGATGAACACCTGCCGACAGCTATGGCGTACCTGCATCGGATCGACGCCTATCGCGATCTTATTTATCACGACGCAGTCGGTGTGCCAATTCACTCAGGCCCCATCAATGGTATCCCGGCTGATCAGGCAATCGAGCAGACAATTGCCTATCTTGAACAGCAAAAGATCGGGAAAGGACGAACCAATTACAAGATGCGCGACTGGCTGATCAGCCGTCAACGCTACTGGGGAACGCCTATCCCAATTATTCATCGCGAAGATGGCCTGGAAATCGCACTTAATGATAACGAATTGCCCCTGACTTTGCCGAATGTCGAGAGCTATGAACCAACGGCAACTGGCGAATCACCACTGGCGTTGATCGACGAATGGGTCAATGTGACCCTTCCCGATGGGAGTAAGGGTCGGCGCGAAACCGATACTATGGGCACATTCGCCTGCTCGTCGTGGTACTTCCTGCGCTTTGCCGACAATCACAATCAGCAGGCGCTGGCCAGTCAAGAGGCACTTGATTACTGGTTGCCGGTTGATATGTATGTCGGCGGTGCTGAACATGCGGTCATGCACCTGCTCTATGCCCGTTTCTGGACTAAGGTGCTCTACGACCTCGGTGTGGTCAAGTTCTTTGAACCCTTCACCTGCCTACGCAATCAGGGTCTGATCCTGGCCCCACCACGCGAGGTCAACGGCGAGATTGTGATTGAGAAGATGTCGAAATCGAAAGGCAACGTCATTACCCCTGACGAAGTTGTTGCCGAACACGGCGCCGACGCGCTACGTGGATATGAAGCCTTTATCTCCGACTTCGAGCTGTCGGTACCCTGGAGTACTGATGGCGTCCCTGGCGTGAAACGTTGGCTCGACCGAGTCTGGCGAATTGTGCTTTTCCCCAACGCCGAGCGTGGTCAATCTGGCGCTACAATGAGCGAGCGCCAGTTACGCCGCGTAGCTCATCAGACAATTCAACGGGTAGAGCGTGACATCCTGAACTTTAAGTTCAACACGATGGTCGCCGCATTGATGGAGTTCACCAACACCCTCTATCGCGCTCGTGATGCAGGTCTGGTTGATACTCCAGCCTGGCACGAAGCGATTGAGATTTTGTTGCTGTTGATGGCACCAATCACACCACATATCAGTGAAGAGCTGTGGTCACGACTCGGCAAACCTTACAGCATCCACCAGCAACGTTGGCCAGTTGCCGATCCAGCAGTTGCTGCCGAAGAAGAGGTCGAGATTGTCGTGCAAGTTAACGGCAAAGTGCGTGGCAAACTGACAGTTCCCGTCGATCTCGACGAGGCACATCTCCGTGAGCTGGCACTTGGGAACGAGCGAGTTCAGCAATTCATCAACGGCAAGCCTATCCGCAACGTGATCGTTGTTCCTAACCGTCTGGTCAACATCGTCGTTGGTTCATAA
- a CDS encoding Coenzyme F420 hydrogenase/dehydrogenase, beta subunit C-terminal domain, translating to MNTTLSSKTPHQPRPSRQLAEIALLSREERLAGRPKLCSDCGICTGELRPLMAQSCVFVNNRAEEIERRLHGRNRRDGDELLFGIYRELRVFRMRPPVPDAQWSGAVTSLGALLLERGLVEGVITTGAVPGTRYAPLPILARTPDEVRATRGNKPCLAPTLDVLTQVRQAGLRRIAYIGTGCQVHALRAIEEQLGLERLYIIGIPCTDNTTYPDLQRFLRVVSRSPETVVHHEFMQDFRIWLKHEDGSVEKVNFVDLDVNRLGGELGVFPPACLSCFDYQNGLSDLTIGYMGAPLPPEERWQWTLIRTERGVELYNLLRPYVEEREPISSGDRTRGMPAYIQMLRQPRKRPPWPIRQLVAFIQRRSGPKGLEFARSVIEMKLLRNLQFVRERHGRLERRIVPSYVYRALARYADVYQRTFNRTLAP from the coding sequence ATGAACACGACGTTGTCATCCAAGACCCCCCATCAGCCGCGGCCATCCCGGCAACTAGCCGAGATTGCCCTCTTGAGCCGTGAAGAACGTCTGGCCGGGCGGCCAAAATTGTGTAGTGACTGCGGTATCTGCACTGGCGAATTACGACCTCTGATGGCGCAGAGCTGCGTTTTCGTCAACAATCGCGCCGAGGAGATTGAGCGTCGTTTACACGGTCGCAATCGTCGCGACGGCGATGAGCTACTCTTCGGCATCTACCGCGAGTTGCGCGTCTTCCGTATGCGCCCACCGGTTCCTGATGCCCAGTGGAGTGGCGCCGTTACCAGTCTCGGCGCTCTCCTCCTCGAACGGGGTCTGGTTGAAGGGGTGATCACAACTGGAGCGGTACCTGGTACACGCTACGCGCCTTTACCAATCCTGGCCCGTACTCCCGACGAAGTGCGGGCAACACGCGGCAATAAGCCCTGCCTTGCTCCCACCCTCGATGTGCTCACCCAGGTACGGCAAGCTGGCCTGCGTCGCATTGCCTACATCGGTACTGGCTGTCAGGTACACGCCCTGCGCGCTATTGAAGAGCAACTCGGTCTGGAACGACTCTACATTATTGGTATACCCTGCACGGACAACACAACCTATCCCGATCTCCAGCGCTTCTTGCGGGTCGTTTCCCGCTCGCCAGAAACGGTTGTCCACCACGAGTTCATGCAAGACTTCCGCATCTGGCTCAAGCATGAAGATGGGTCGGTCGAGAAGGTTAACTTTGTTGATCTCGATGTCAATCGGCTCGGTGGTGAATTAGGTGTCTTTCCGCCTGCCTGTCTGAGTTGTTTCGATTATCAAAACGGCCTGTCCGATTTGACCATTGGCTACATGGGAGCGCCACTCCCACCCGAAGAACGCTGGCAATGGACGCTTATCCGTACCGAGCGAGGGGTGGAATTGTACAACCTGCTACGGCCTTACGTCGAAGAACGAGAACCGATCAGCAGCGGTGATCGGACTCGTGGCATGCCTGCTTACATCCAGATGCTGCGGCAGCCGCGGAAACGACCGCCGTGGCCCATTCGTCAACTGGTGGCATTCATCCAACGCCGGAGCGGGCCGAAAGGACTCGAATTCGCCCGCTCGGTGATCGAGATGAAACTACTCCGGAACTTGCAATTCGTCCGCGAGCGACATGGTCGGCTCGAACGGCGGATTGTGCCTAGTTATGTGTACCGTGCGCTGGCACGCTACGCTGATGTCTATCAACGTACATTTAACCGCACGTTAGCACCGTGA